Part of the Syngnathus typhle isolate RoL2023-S1 ecotype Sweden linkage group LG17, RoL_Styp_1.0, whole genome shotgun sequence genome is shown below.
CGTCGAGGGCCTTGTGCACATCCGTGCCGCGGTCCCCGTTGTCCGCGTAGTCGTCGGCGCAGAAGACGGAGCAGCGGTCCTTGTAGGCGTCGGCCAGCGCTCGGGACAAGAAGGTCTTGCCGCTTCCCGGAAGGCCTCTGATGACCACCAGGGTGCGAGAGGCGCGCAGTGCATTTTTGGTCTTCTCGTGTTTCAGGATGGGGAACGCCAGGGAGTCGGCAGAGGGAACTATCGCCTCCTTATCGGGCACTGCCTCACTCGACTTAGCCGACTTGGCACTTACTTCCGGCTCAACTTCCTTCTTGGGCTCAGCTGGGCGTGCCGTTTCAGCTTCATTCTCCTCCTTCTGCACAGAGACTTTGGCTAGCTTCTCCGTAGATGCTTCCGTTTTCTCCCCTCCATTTTGTGTCAGAGCTTCCTTGACAACTTCTTCCTGAAACTTCTCTGAGCTTGGAGGCTGTGGTTCTTGAGGCTGCTCTGGCAGCACGGGCTCTCCCTGGGTTGGCGGCGCAGGCTCTTCCTGGGTTGGCGGCGCAGCTTCTGGAACCGGCTCAGACTCTTCTGGCACAGCAACAGGCACCGGTGGCTCAGCTTCGGGGCTATTACGGTGCAAGTAAGCTCGGATAGGCGTGGCGGTGTTGGTTCCGGACGCATCGCCGCCGCTGTTCACCACAGGCGGCTCCTTCTCCTCCCCCTCGGCAACTGCTGGCTTCTCAGGCTCTGCAGACGCTTCCGACTGTGTCACaaccgccgctgccgccgccaccgtcGCCGCCTTCTCCTGTTGCGGGTTCTCCAACATGTTGGGAACTTCAGCGTTGTTTTCAGGGTCCATTTAAGGCTTGATAGGGTCACTGTGTTACATTAACATGCACCCtaaacacagcaaaagaaagAATTCATTTCTGATTTTCAACAGCAAAACTAACAGTAAAAAGACTAATGTAAACAGTAATAAGATATCAAGTGCTACTAGACAAAAGAATGTTAACAGACTAAGCAGACAAAATGCAGTTAAATTGTCTCTATTCGATGATAATGTTGGGCAACCTGGCGTCAGACTGAACAGCGCCGTCTAGCGAACGAAGTGGCGACCATTTGGATTCTTCACAATTTATGCTTCATTTACCAGATGTGCGAACGTGTCGTGTCACGAGTCAGAAAAGCTTCCTCAAAACtacattggcaaaaaaaaaaaacgacgcgCAAGTGTCTTACCAGAAAAGACACTAAAACGAACATTTTCCGTGTTAGTTTCCGTAAAGACGCCAACAGCTGTTGTGTGGGCGACGCGGTGAATCAACTCGCGTTGTGCTTCAAGCTATGAAAAAGCCCACTAATTTGAAAGAATAGAGCATTAAACTTGTTTAAACCGTGTGAAATCATGCATTTGAAGTTTAAAAAAGTTCAAATTTTAAACTTAAGAGAAAAAGTAAGAGACGGAGGTTAACATGGCACACAAACAATTACCAAGCCAAACAGGCGGATTTCCAGTAAGCAATCACCATCGTCTGTGCGTAGCGAACTTGTCCTCCCCAAAATACGTCCCATCGCCATGAAAAATAGACGTCCGTAAGCTTTACAATGTGCGCAGATCAAACTTACCAGCATTCGGTGGGGATTCTTACCACGCGCTCCTCTTGGAGTACAACGACAAGCTAAGCTGCTTGCACACCACGCTGACATCCACGCGCCGCTTCTCTTCTTCAAGGCACGCACGGCGGCGGGGACGCGCACGTTGGGCGGGGCCCACGGGCACGCCCTTCACGGACCGGAAGTGGGATCAAATCCAACTGTGGTCCAATGAAACCCTATTGGGTCTTTTTTCAACTGACTCAATCTAAAAGAAACAATGACGACGTTaacgtttaaaaaataatgaatgccAATGATACAATAATCCTAATACGCTCATTGTGCAATGTGACCACTGAAGAGCATCAGGTGACCTCAAGAGGTCGTTTCAATATTAACGCAAAGCGTTAGAATATACCCTAAGCATTTTGTACGgtcattttaaatgaaaaactAGCCAAATAACGTAACAAACACCACATCATACTGTGTCTTCTTTCGTCTGTCATACTGGTTTTATTCTTGTgccttttgaaataaataactacAAATCTAATTCAATGATATGTCTCAGTGTCCTATAGGCTCTTGAGTATTACATGTGCGGCTTCCGTGGGGGCACCGGCAGGCGTTTTGGCCTGCTTGCTTGGTTGTCTTTGAGGGTCTTTGGGTGAAGGACACGGGGGGGCTTCTGCTGGTTCCAGAAGTCGGCGCAGTCATCCAAGTATGCGAGGCAGCCTTGGATGACGTCCTGCAGTTGCTTGCCGTTTCTCGTCTTGCTTTTCACCAAGGCTGCAGATCAGCATAAAACAGTCAACGGGGGCATATGCATTTGGCGTTTAATTGGACAGCATTTTTTTCTAatggtgaaaataaaaaaatgtacctTCATCCTTTAACAAATTCTCCAGATACTTCCTGTCCTCGTAAAACTCCCCCAGGTATTTCTTGCTCTTCTTCTCTGTCTCAGAGGCGTGTGGCTTCTTGGCTGCTGTCATCTGCTGTGTGAGATTGTTTGTGTCAAATCATAACAAGTACAGAGATAGCAAGTTGATGTGATTACCTCCACATCTTTTTGCAGCATGTCTGCTTTAACCTTCTGTATGACGGCAGGAGGAACTGAGtagacaaaagtattgagacaGCGCTCTCAGGAGCATTACACACTTCCATCTTTAGTGTAGGTCACATACCAGTGACGGCGTTCTCAATGGCTTCGTGCGCTTTCTGGATGCCCAGCCGGAACTCGTGGACTTGAGGGCGCAGTTTCAGCCCTTGGTGGTAAAACACTAGCGCAAATTCAAATTCCCCCAAGCAGTACAAAGCCTCGGccttctggtacaagccctcattgaaataaaaaaataataattgtatcaTTTGTTCCACACAATTGTTTAGTGTGATGTCAAAAACGCATACCTCAAAAAAGGAGTGGTCTTCTTGAAGTGATGCTTCGGCGTCCCTCAGGGCTTTCTCGTATTGACCCATCTTTAGGTAGCACTTGGAGCGACCCACAAAGCAGTCTTTGTCTTCAGGTTTGAGTGTCAGAGCCTGTTACATCATATAGAATATACACTTACGGGAGAATTGGTGATTgcgaatttgaatttcaaggttGAAAATAAGTTCATTTTCAACCTTGAAATTCTCGCTGAAAATGATAGCAGTTTCCAGCAACTcagttgggaaaaagttttggtGTAGAATTTGACCGGCTTTTATTTATGCTAAATTTTGAAAAGTTATTTAACATGTaagcactcgctcgctcgctcgctcactcactcactcactcactcaccgtgCTGTAGCTTTCGACTGCTTTTTCACACTCTCCCTTCAGCAGCAACCAGTCACCATCCGCCATTAAAGTGGAGAAAACACCTTTCGCCTTCGGATCTCTACACTCAGACTCTGTTTCAGACATTGCTTACCCAGAGAATTTTGCCAAAAgagcgaaaagaaaaaaagacaaaaggccGCAGGAAGCGCCTCACCGGCTCGGTAACCTGGCAACCGCGGGAACAAATAAGAGCAATGGCGCTCCCTCCCGGCTGGCTGGAAAATGTGTGGAAACGCAGATTTTCTTGGGAGTAAACTTTCTGTTTAAATTGTCGCAATGATTCGACAGCAATTTGTACTGTCACAGATCTACTGTATGTCATAGTTTGTGGCTCACTCATATCTCCCCCAAAAAAGGATTCAGAAGGAAACCACTTGCCTCATTTGAGCCAATGAGAGTTTGGAGTTAACTTCAGGTACAATAATTAGGACTAGGTATAAACCTATTTCATATATCGTCTTTCTAAATCTTACTTTAAATTCGTCTCTCGACTTTTTTGAGTATTAGAAGTTACTATACTTACTAAGTAAATGCAAACTATCTATTTCCCCTAGTATGATTCAGCGCCGATCGCCACCCCGCCCCCAAAAATTCACATACTGATAaaaaagaatggaaaaaaaaaaaaagattaaatttAGATCATGTTTTTGATACAGCATTTGTATTGCTTTTCCCTATTTGGATGTAATAAcccgtaaaaataaataaataggcaaGTCCTCGACTTTATTGACACTGTTATAAACAGGAGGGTTTCACCAAAATGATAATGACAATAATGGTGAGGACGCCTCGATTTTTCCCACCTTATCTACGTCAACAGAAAGTATGTCTGGACCCATTTTTTTCATAAACAACATTCTAAGTATGCTCCCATTTATTCATTGTGTTGCATTTTAATGACCGAAGAAAAATCTTGTATCCAAGTGCTTTGTTGCTAAATAAGGAGCTGTGACTGGcaccaggggggggggggggggggggggggacaataaatataaaacaaaataggATAATAACACAAAAGTGACAAATCAAAATGATACATTCCAGTCACATGTGCAATACAGCAATCTGTGGATGGCAACTTCAAATATAAAATGTGTCATTTCATACACTTGACGCAGCTCCCACTAGCGAGGGTGCCGTTTAGCGACCGTCCCCGTTAGATACTTCAAATGAGAAAATGGGGGTTGCAGTTTCATGCAGAGGAGGCAGCAGTCTTTACTTCCCGCATGGaccctctttaaaaaaaaaaaaaataataataataataataataaaaaaaagggtaGCTGCACGACGGTCACTTCAAATGTCTTGGATGTACAGCTAGTTTGAGTTTGGTTTCAGTGTGTCTGTATGTGGCTGCATTGACGGAGATGACAAGGATCCACCCGCATCTGCTCAAAGATACAGCCGGTGGGTCGGGCGGAGGGGGCGGCGTGCGGCGGCAGGTCCTAAGGTCGTGTCGGATGGCGGGAAAGCGGCCCGCTTAACCGAACTGGAAGAAGAAATTTCCTGGCCCGGAGGCTGAAAGGTAAATACAAGGTTAGACCGCTGACTTGTGGCGGTTGGATGAAATGCAGGgaggtaggcaggcaggcaggcaggcaggcaggcaggcaggcaggcaggcaggcagttacATTTGAACCTATGCTTACCACTTACCTTCGAAACTAAAACCTCCCGGAGCACCGAAGAATGCCTTGAAAATGTTGTTGGCGTCAAAATCTGGTGGAGTGGGGGGTGGACAAGGCGTCAGTGCGGGCAAAAGGGCCGCCGTACCCTGTGAGGACGGCCGGGAGACCCGCTTACCTCCCATGTTCATGCCCTCGTCCTCCAGGTCCTGTCCGCTGTCGTAGCGTGACTTCTTCTTGGGGTCCGACAACACGCTGAAGGCCTCGCCCACCTCCTTGAatttcttctcctcttccttttgCACCTCCGCGCTTGCGCCGCTGTGCCGATCTGAGAGGAAGCGGCGGTCGTTCAGGAGAGCAttcgagtggggggggggggggggcattttagTGACGCACCTGGGTGATGTAAGAGAGCCCGTTTGCGGTACGCCTTCTTGATCTCCTCCTCGGTTGCGTTCTTGTCTACGCCGAGCACCTTGTAGTAGTCTTTCCGCTTGCTTTTCTTTAGCTCCAGCTGTGCGTGTTTTAACAGCTGCTTGTGCTCTGTTGGGGTGGAGATggagtggggtgggggtggcgggGGGGTGGTGGGTCAGGCTGTGTACATATATAATGCTTCATATTGTGAGTTATAGCCTGCCCTCAACAGATTCCAAACAGTCTCTCTGCTCGTTACCTTTTGTCTTCTCTGTCTGGTAAACCTTCTCGTAGTCTCGAACGGCCTCTTCGTACTGCTCCGTGTCCATGTAGCTGCGAGGTGACAAGCAGACGGGATATAATAGCACGCAACGAGACGCGGCGCGGCGGTGAAATGAAACCAGACGTTTGGTACCATTGCGCTCGTCGCAAATAGGCCTTGATGTAGGTCTCATCCAGCTTAATGGCTTTTGTGCAGTCTTCGATGGCCTGTTCCACTTTCTTCAGCTAAAAGACAAGAAGCAGCGGTGATGGGCCGATCGCACCCGTTGCAATGACTCTAACGAgacgtgcgagcgagcgagcgacccgCTACCAGGCACCGTTTTATCCCCATAAGCAGCCACGTGCCTACCTTGGAGCCCACCGTGGCTCTGTTACAGTACAGCTTGGCGTTGGTCTTGATGTTGTTGGGGTCTATTGTTAGCGCCTCAGAGTAGAGGACGTAGGCGGCGTCAAAGCTGCCCTCCTTGAACGCCTTGTTGCCCTCCTCCTTCTTGGCCTTCAGCGCCTTGGCGTTCTGAACAGAACACGTCTTAAAAAAACAACCGGTACAACAACAGGTATGGAAAGACTCCAATACTGACTCGACAGGCGAGCCGGGCTTTCTCGTGATCCGGAGCCATGCGCAGGGCCTGCACGAAGAACTGAACCGCCTTGTCGATGCAGTCCTCGTAGTAGAGACAAAGGCCGCGCACGTACAGCGCATCGGCGTTGGTGGAGTCCATTCTTAAAATGTCGCTAAGAATGGAAGAGCAGTGTtaaaagcacgcacgcacagcgCATCGGCGTTGGTGGAGTCCATTCTTAAAATGTCGCTAAGAATGGAAGAGCCGTGTtaaaagcacgcacgcacgcacgcacgcacgcacgcatgggaATGGTCCGACGATGAAACGTTTTTGTTTGTCGATGATCGGTTTTTGCTCGACGAAAGCAGCGGCGTTCCACGCAATAGAGTAGCGCGCATGGTGTAGAGTCACCGGACCTGGCCACCGACTGAGCTTCCGGGTAGCGTCCCAGCAGGGCCAAGCACTCGGCTTTCAGTATCTTGAACCGATGGCAGGCCGGGGCAGACTGCAAAGCTCGGTCCATGCAGAAGACCACCTGGAGACGGACACGCTGTGGCGTTATCGAGAACCCTCGACGGGCCTGCTGGAAAAACCTACCATGCGGTAGTCTCTCTTGTCAAAGCCCATCTCTGCCATCCGCTCGTATTCCAGGACGGACTCGGCGCTCTTGAGCTGAAAAAGTCATGACAGGGAGGTTTGTCGTTTTGAAATTGGAAGGGAAGCTGCCATTGGCTTCTTCACCGGAACCAACCGACCTCCTGCTGGGCTTGGCTGTTCTCGGGCTCCAGCTCCAGGACCTTCTGGAAGCAGCGCGAGGCCGCCATGGCGTGGCCGAGGGACAGGTGGCACTTCCCCTCTCGCAAGTGCCCCTGGACAGCCACGCGGCTTTATTAGTGCGACAAAACGACACACTGGGAAGGTGCGCCTATTAGATCTCCTCAATGCACCTTCATGAAGGAGTTATCCAGCCTCACTGCTTGCTGGGAATCCTCCAAAGCCTCGCGGTACCGACACAGCATCATCAGAGTGGCCGCTCGGTTGCCGTAGTAACTGGCGTTCTTTGGACACATGTCTGCGAGAAAGAACAAAAACTGAAATCTCCACAAGCAAAACCATGCAAGTTCATAATCAAATACCGATGGCCTTGGTGTAGTAATTGAAGGCTTCTGCGTAATCCTTCTGGATGTAGAACGCATTGCCTTGCTCTTTGTAGCCATCGGCTTCCCTATGGTGGACACAAATGGcacatttgattttgaaataACACAAATACGCTTCTTGAACCGATGATGTAGGCTTTCGCCATGTTCAATGAATACTTGACATAGGTATCGTCTCTGACCACATGAGCAGGCAGTAGCGCAAGCAATCACGAAGCGGAGTCAATTTCCCTGGAAAACGAAACTTGCGTTGAGTACAGTGTAAGGCTGTGAATGAACAGCCGAGTACACACAGTCCGAGGACGAGCCAGCCCCGCTGGTTGGCTAAACTTAGAAAGGAGTCAAGGAACATATGACACCAAGCACGCTGCTCACCAACTGTGGCCATGACTTTTTTGGGAAAGCCTGTCATTGATTGTTTGAACGTCACGACCTCTCCGAACTTTCGAGAATGATCGtttcacaaaagaaaaagatgataacaacaacaacaacaacaacaacaacaacaacaacaaacgacGACCTGACAACTTCTGCACGTTACTACCACTATCATGCGCACGGAGGCTGTCGGTAAGTGGAGGACAAAATAACATGAACGGACGCCTTCATCTAGCCAAATAGCGGCTAACTTAGCTAGCTCCGTGACACGATGCCACCACACGGAGGCGTCCGGTGTTAAATAGAACTCGAAAACCTCGCGGGTGGTTCGTTTCGGCCGCTGTCAGTGCGTCCT
Proteins encoded:
- the dnajc7 gene encoding dnaJ homolog subfamily C member 7, producing MAAKRCDAGNMDPDIELLSDDELEREADGYKEQGNAFYIQKDYAEAFNYYTKAIDMCPKNASYYGNRAATLMMLCRYREALEDSQQAVRLDNSFMKGHLREGKCHLSLGHAMAASRCFQKVLELEPENSQAQQELKSAESVLEYERMAEMGFDKRDYRMVVFCMDRALQSAPACHRFKILKAECLALLGRYPEAQSVASDILRMDSTNADALYVRGLCLYYEDCIDKAVQFFVQALRMAPDHEKARLACRNAKALKAKKEEGNKAFKEGSFDAAYVLYSEALTIDPNNIKTNAKLYCNRATVGSKLKKVEQAIEDCTKAIKLDETYIKAYLRRAQCYMDTEQYEEAVRDYEKVYQTEKTKEHKQLLKHAQLELKKSKRKDYYKVLGVDKNATEEEIKKAYRKRALLHHPDRHSGASAEVQKEEEKKFKEVGEAFSVLSDPKKKSRYDSGQDLEDEGMNMGDFDANNIFKAFFGAPGGFSFEASGPGNFFFQFG
- the odad4 gene encoding outer dynein arm-docking complex subunit 4 isoform X3 translates to MSETESECRDPKAKGVFSTLMADGDWLLLKGECEKAVESYSTALTLKPEDKDCFVGRSKCYLKMGQYEKALRDAEASLQEDHSFFEGLYQKAEALYCLGEFEFALVFYHQGLKLRPQVHEFRLGIQKAHEAIENAVTVPPAVIQKVKADMLQKDVEQMTAAKKPHASETEKKSKKYLGEFYEDRKYLENLLKDEALVKSKTRNGKQLQDVIQGCLAYLDDCADFWNQQKPPRVLHPKTLKDNQASRPKRLPVPPRKPHM
- the odad4 gene encoding outer dynein arm-docking complex subunit 4 isoform X1, whose protein sequence is MSETESECRDPKAKGVFSTLMADGDWLLLKGECEKAVESYSTALTLKPEDKDCFVGRSKCYLKMGQYEKALRDAEASLQEDHSFFEVCVFDITLNNCVEQMIQLLFFYFNEGLYQKAEALYCLGEFEFALVFYHQGLKLRPQVHEFRLGIQKAHEAIENAVTVPPAVIQKVKADMLQKDVEQMTAAKKPHASETEKKSKKYLGEFYEDRKYLENLLKDEALVKSKTRNGKQLQDVIQGCLAYLDDCADFWNQQKPPRVLHPKTLKDNQASRPKRLPVPPRKPHM
- the odad4 gene encoding outer dynein arm-docking complex subunit 4 isoform X2 codes for the protein MSETESECRDPKAKGVFSTLMADGDWLLLKGECEKAVESYSTALTLKPEDKDCFVGRSKCYLKMGQYEKALRDAEASLQEDHSFFEVCVFDITLNNCVEQMIQLLFFYFNEGLYQKAEALYCLGEFEFALVFYHQGLKLRPQVHEFRLGIQKAHEAIENAVTVPPAVIQKVKADMLQKDVEMTAAKKPHASETEKKSKKYLGEFYEDRKYLENLLKDEALVKSKTRNGKQLQDVIQGCLAYLDDCADFWNQQKPPRVLHPKTLKDNQASRPKRLPVPPRKPHM